One Nocardioides aromaticivorans genomic window carries:
- a CDS encoding MFS transporter: protein MSQDHTADLTPVRTPRKAALAAWCGSALEYYDFAIYGTAAALVFPKIFFPEGNATAASIASFATFGVAYVARPIGSFFMGHIGDRLGRKRILIGTLLLMGISTFLVGCLPTYHQVGLLAPALLVTLRLLQGLSAAGEQAGANSMSFEHAPDDRRGFFTSFTLSGTQGGQILAPAVFLPLAAVLPEDALLSWGWRVPFWLSAAVVLIGFLIRRTLDETPEFHREAEQQDRQEKAAAPLGVLFRHHWAGVLRVFFAAFVAVVNTMFAVFALNLATSEDYGIEISKTTMLWLAIIANIVAVGTIPLWASLSDRIGRKPVFLTGLVGSAALVTLFLWSITEHNVPLVLVSGIALAGVVYSMPNAVWPATYAEYFPTSVRLSGMAVGTQFGFALAGFTPTIAGWLIDGDAANWYRVAAFVVAACGISAIAVLSGPSGTHRVPTPEVGRTRAEAAALRVPELAR, encoded by the coding sequence ATGTCCCAGGACCACACCGCGGACCTCACCCCGGTCCGCACCCCGCGGAAGGCCGCCCTCGCCGCGTGGTGCGGCAGCGCGCTGGAGTACTACGACTTCGCCATCTACGGCACCGCCGCGGCGCTGGTGTTCCCCAAGATCTTCTTCCCGGAGGGCAACGCCACGGCGGCGAGCATCGCCTCCTTCGCGACCTTCGGCGTCGCGTACGTCGCCCGCCCGATCGGCTCCTTCTTCATGGGCCACATCGGCGACCGCCTCGGCCGCAAGCGCATCCTCATCGGCACCCTCCTGCTGATGGGCATCTCGACCTTCCTCGTGGGCTGCCTGCCGACGTACCACCAGGTCGGGCTGCTCGCGCCGGCGCTGCTCGTCACGCTGCGCCTGCTGCAGGGCCTGTCGGCCGCCGGCGAGCAGGCCGGCGCGAACTCGATGTCCTTCGAGCACGCCCCCGACGACCGCCGCGGCTTCTTCACCAGCTTCACCCTCAGCGGCACCCAGGGCGGCCAGATCCTCGCCCCGGCGGTCTTCCTGCCGCTCGCGGCGGTCCTGCCCGAGGACGCGCTGCTCAGCTGGGGCTGGCGGGTGCCCTTCTGGCTCAGCGCCGCCGTCGTGCTCATCGGCTTCCTCATCCGCCGCACGCTGGACGAGACCCCCGAGTTCCACCGCGAGGCCGAGCAGCAGGACCGGCAGGAGAAGGCCGCCGCCCCGCTCGGCGTGCTCTTCCGGCACCACTGGGCCGGCGTGCTCCGCGTCTTCTTCGCCGCGTTCGTCGCGGTCGTGAACACGATGTTCGCCGTCTTCGCGCTCAACCTCGCGACGTCGGAGGACTACGGCATCGAGATCAGCAAGACCACCATGCTGTGGCTCGCGATCATCGCCAACATCGTCGCCGTCGGCACCATCCCGCTGTGGGCCAGCCTGTCCGACCGCATCGGCCGCAAGCCGGTCTTCCTCACCGGCCTCGTCGGCAGCGCCGCGCTGGTGACCCTCTTCCTGTGGTCCATCACCGAGCACAACGTGCCGCTCGTGCTGGTCAGCGGCATCGCGCTGGCCGGTGTCGTCTACAGCATGCCGAACGCCGTCTGGCCCGCGACCTACGCGGAGTACTTCCCCACCTCCGTCCGCCTCTCCGGCATGGCCGTCGGCACGCAGTTCGGCTTCGCCCTCGCCGGCTTCACCCCGACCATCGCCGGCTGGCTGATCGACGGCGACGCCGCCAACTGGTATCGCGTCGCCGCCTTCGTCGTCGCCGCCTGCGGGATCTCCGCGATCGCCGTCCTCAGCGGCCCGTCCGGCACGCACAGGGTCCCCACGCCCGAGGTCGGCCGCACCCGCGCCGAGGCCGCCGCCCTGCGCGTCCCGGAGCTGGCCCGATGA
- a CDS encoding LacI family DNA-binding transcriptional regulator yields the protein MTLPKRVTITDVAEAAGVAASTVSRALSTPGRVNATTREHILEVAERLGYVPNPSARAMSSGRTHTFALLVPDITNPYFAGAIKGAERAAAAAGKTLVLGDTQESPSVERELVQRLGPAVDGLVIAAARGTDEDLAAAAGRHRLALVNRTLPGVAGVPSVVADYDAGTRQIVDHLVSLGHESLVFLAGPHESWSGARRWAGLLAAAESSGVAARRLGPYQPTLQGGPAAADAALAARATAIVCHNDMLAIGVLRRLAGRGVRVPDDVSVVGFDDMFGADFCQPALTTLAERTEDAGACAIDLLLRPGSAATVVVPTQLKVRDSTGPCR from the coding sequence ATGACGCTTCCGAAGCGGGTCACCATCACCGACGTGGCCGAGGCGGCCGGGGTCGCGGCCTCCACCGTGTCCCGCGCGCTGAGCACCCCGGGGCGGGTCAACGCGACCACGCGGGAGCACATCCTCGAGGTCGCCGAACGTCTCGGCTACGTGCCGAACCCGAGCGCCCGGGCGATGAGCTCGGGGCGCACGCACACCTTCGCCCTGCTCGTCCCCGACATCACCAACCCCTACTTCGCGGGCGCGATCAAGGGCGCCGAGCGGGCGGCCGCGGCGGCCGGCAAGACGCTCGTCCTCGGTGACACGCAGGAGAGCCCGTCGGTTGAGCGGGAGCTGGTCCAGCGGCTCGGCCCCGCCGTTGACGGGCTGGTGATCGCGGCCGCCCGTGGCACCGACGAGGACCTCGCCGCAGCTGCTGGACGACACCGGCTGGCGCTGGTCAACCGCACCCTGCCCGGTGTCGCCGGCGTGCCGAGCGTGGTCGCCGACTACGACGCCGGCACCCGCCAGATCGTCGACCACCTGGTCTCGCTCGGCCACGAGTCGCTGGTCTTCCTCGCCGGGCCGCACGAGTCGTGGTCGGGGGCGCGGCGCTGGGCGGGGCTGCTCGCCGCGGCGGAGTCGTCGGGCGTGGCGGCGCGCCGGCTCGGCCCCTACCAGCCGACGCTCCAGGGCGGCCCCGCTGCCGCCGACGCGGCGCTCGCGGCGAGGGCGACCGCGATCGTCTGCCACAACGACATGCTGGCCATCGGCGTGCTCCGCCGGCTGGCCGGCCGGGGCGTCCGGGTGCCCGACGACGTCAGCGTCGTCGGCTTCGACGACATGTTCGGCGCCGACTTCTGCCAGCCCGCGCTGACCACCCTCGCCGAGCGCACGGAGGACGCCGGCGCCTGTGCCATCGACCTGCTGCTGCGACCGGGGTCGGCGGCGACGGTCGTCGTACCGACACAGCTCAAGGTGCGCGACTCCACCGGTCCCTGCCGTTAA